The genome window ACAGTGAATCATATAATCAAGATTTATAGTGAATCACAAATATTCAAAGACAACATACTACTAACCGAGGTATGAGGAGGACCGAGAGGAACAAACGGGCTGCTATCGTCCTAAAACCCGAACCCGTAATCTGAACTACTCTTTTGAGCTGACCCGAAATGAAACCCGGTTCCCGAAcataactcgaatcctagccaaACACATCCCGCATCTTTGAACCAACTGAGCAAAACTGAAAAACAACAAAATCCACCACCAACGTCGCTGCAGACGGCAGCACTCCCGTCTGCCGCCGCCGCAGCTCATCGGAGCTCGACACCGGCATCTCCTTCTTCTACGTTGTAACAAAAAAATATGTACCTACACTGACCACAAAATAGATTGAGGTATGTTTGGTTTAAACATCGTAAAATAGGTTAGTATATTAAGAAATGAATTATGTAATTTACCGGCTAAATATGGAGTTACGAAAACGGTGTCACATCCCTACAAGATTCaagtttaaaatacaaaaaaaaaaccaccaccaccatcgtcgctGCAGACGGCGGCGCTCCCGTCTGCCACCACCGCAGCTCACCGGAGCTCGACACCGGCATCTCCTTTTTTCGTCTCTCTCTGTGCAGAACGGTGAATCCCGCCGGAAATTAGAGCACCGCCGCCGCCGTCGCGGCGGCGCTGTCGTCGCCACTGCCAGATCTGTAACACCACGACCACCGtccttttctctctccttcaaaCAGTCACTCTCTCGATCTCTGTCTATCCTTGGAATCTGGTCATGTATGAGAGGATTGGTCAAATGAGAAGAGGGTTTTGTGAGTTAGGTGATGTATGAGAAGAATACAAGAAGAAAGGGGGTGGAGGTGTCGTTTGCCAAAGAATACAAGGAGAGAGAGGATGATAAGATTCACAATAAGGAGGAGAGAGGGTTTATattttgaagatgatgaagactCAGAATAAGAATAAGGAGAGAGGGGTTTATAGTTGGAAGAGAGAGAAAGGTGAGATTTTAATATCTCTGATGACATTTAATGGAGATAGAAGGAgagatttgacatttggggtaaatgaccaaaatatcctTTATGTTGGCATGATCTGATTGGTTgaaagtggttctcgcggttcttacaactgggggtggttcctattttagcgactccctatatatatatatatatatatatatatatatcaaaggTCTGGTGGCGGTCAAGTAGTCAAACTTGACCACAACAACAGGTGTCACGATAATTGGCACGTCGTTTCTTGTAGTTAAAAAAACCGATTTACCGTTATGGTTGGATATTAGCTGTCAAAACCCATCACATAGTCTCGTAATTATGACGTCATCCACCGCTTTATCCTTTAATTATTTAATCAAATAACCCTTGTATAAATAGCCACTCATAAACCCCTTTCAAAATCCCCTTCCCCCTCTCTACAAGCACATTAACTCTGTATCACCAAAATCTGACACATAAATTCACGCATATATGAACAATATCATATGATCAGAGCCTCAGAGGTTCAATTTTGAAAAACTATTGGATTGAATAACCGTTGAATTCACGCCTGATTTTACAGGTAAATTCTGGTTCGTTATATTTGAGCAAATTCGCACTTTATGTTACGATTTATGTGCATATGTTTTGTTCATCGATATATTGTTTGTAGAGTTGTTGAATCGCCGTTCATAAATATGGCGTGCTTGTGAGTTTCGGAAATTTTGAATGCTATAGAAGAACCAAACATGAAATTCAAGTGTTTAATCTAAACGGGTTCATGTCTAAACCTGCGAAACCGGTTAgttaaacgggtcgggttcgtgTCAATCCGTTGGGTCGGCgggttgacacgtttaacccgttaatattttgttttgattttttttttctcaaatgtGTTTTGCCACATAAATTAAACAGTAAAATAGCAAAATAGTCCTTGAGTTTAGGTCGCTTTTATCGATTTAGTCTAAAAATAAACCTTTTGAATTTGGGTCAGGTtttatttttgttgtcattttcatcaaaCTGATAAACAGGGTTAAAATTTTCTGTTAATTTCTCTCATTTTTTTCGTTTTCCTTATTTAAATGAAGGGTATAATTGTCATTTTATgctataatatattttaattaaacgAGGAAAACAACAAAAAACAAGGGAAGTTAATTGAAAATTATAACCCAATTTGCCAATCGAATGAAAATTACAACAAAAATGAAATCTCATGGATCCGGAtacaaaaagtttatttttggactgaagtggcaaaagtgatctaaactcagggaccattttggcattttactctaaattaaATTAGTTGGGTATTATAATTATTTGCTATAATTTAACTTGAAAGAGAAATTATCATAAGAATTTATAACTAAAATATGATTGTTTCATATACAATTGTATTTTTTATTGTAAAATTTTAGTTTCAAATTATTAATAtgtgaaataataaaaaaaaatcagcgTTCTGGTCAGCCCGCAAATATCCATGTCGTGTTCAGTTCATATGACCTGACATGATTTTTGGGTTCGGGTTCAGGCAAAATTTTCGGGATGGGTTgtgggttgaacccgccaaccagCGAAGACGACCCGTCTAGCACCCCTAGTTATATGTCTTTTCGTGGATGATAGTTATGATTGTTTTGGGTTTTGTGGCTTATCTGCAAATCTTTTAACTAATTACTTATTAACCTAGGGTTTAATGTTTGTTTTTCAGAAAATATTTGTTTACTGATGCACTGAAGAACAGAtgattttttcttttttcatatgGACATATTTACCTACTCTTTTTGAATAAGAATGATGGGACCTACACTAACCTAAATATATTTTTTGTATATTCAAATATGATATGATATAGGGACCCATGGTAGAATATATTAATGTCAATACATAAAGGTTGATTGTTTGACTTGTACCATACCGTTCATTTCACTCCTCTTTAGTTGATATGTTACATCTAGCATTATTTTATGATAAGCTGTCATTAAGAAAAGATAATTGATGTTTAATTGTAAAGTTGTCGCGTACGATATATGGATTTTGGATTTTAATTCCGAGACTAGTTAGATCTGAGATGGCATTAAACAAATGTACTGGATAGCAACATGCCTAATTTATTTGAAACTTAAAAGTTACATTAAGCATTTAAAATGTAGATGAAAACTATGTTTTTACAAGTGTACAACAAGTTATGCATTTTGAATATATCGTTTTATCTTGAACTATTGAACTTGAGTGGGGTAAGTATACTTCAAGTTAGTGGTGTAAATGAGCTGAATTGAGCCTTGTTTCGGTATGTTTGGTTCATAAGTAGTTTATATATTATTTTCGGTATGTTTCGGACAGGGCTGGCAATAGGTCACTTGTATAAGACACGATTAGATCTGTTTAGTGAAAAGTACACCACGTGATttgttactttttttttaaataaataaaattaggAGGTTAGGATCCGTCATTTCTTCTCTTCTTTTTGGTACATAAAACATACAACTTTGTTATAGACATGAtatataaagtagttaaacgagttgtATTCATGTTTAATACTTGTGTTATTCGCATCGTGTTAACATGTTAAACACGATAAGACACAATTTGCCAGCCCTAGTTTCGGCATAATTGAGCCTTGTTCCGGGCTTGGACTAGGctcttttattatttatttttatatattatttaatttatgATGTATATATATGATTATTATTGTTAGTACATATAATATTTTCTTTTGCTATAACTATACACATtaacattattattatattatattgctAATAGGACCGTGAGCCTTAATCAAGCTTAGTGTTAAAACTTGGCCTTGTTTAGACGAGCTACAAGATACGCACGGACTTGTTTAAGCGTGGACCTAAATTCAAACATTTGAATTCTCTTACATAAGGAAATCGCGGTTGAGAATAGAACTTATTTTTAGCCTGATATTTATCCAAGTAATGATCTTTCAAATGCTAGTTTGCACTCGAGCAGCTTACTGTTTGGTTTAAATTCGCTTGTTAACATCTTTCCCTTTTCTTGTCAATAAGATCGTTGCCGAACCAAATCTGTTATGATATTATGAAACTAAGCTACTGTTAGTCTGTTAGTTATGAATGTATATGcatcttatatattttgttacaATTTTGGACAGTTAACACTTGCAATTGATAAAGACGAAAAGGAATCGAGCCAGTGATTAAAATGATGGAGCATAAGTGGAGTCCAGTATCCATTGAACAAGGGAATCTTACTTCTTTGACACCAAAAAGGCACAAGGCTGGTTTGTCTATTTCCCCCAAGGTTTCTTCTTCATCAGTCGGCTCTGCACACAAAATTTTTGTTAACACACAAATTGCTTATGAAAAAAATGGATGAAAGGTGTTTCGGGTCAACCCAATTTTTCCTGATTTTGACCCATTACCAATCCGTTCGACCCGTACATTCTTTCACCTCAGTCTTACGCGTCACGTTTACTTGCTCTGATTTATGGTCTAAATGACTTGCACACGAAAATCATTGAAACACTGTTTTTTTGACTTTGTTAATAGGAAAGAAAAGATAAGGTTGGTGAGAGGATAGCTGCCCTTCAACAGCTTGTCTCACCATATGGCAAGGTACGTTGTAATCTAGAAGCTCAAAGTCCTAAGCAAGAAAAATAAAATCATTATTGATCGCGTATGTATGTATAGAGAAGAAACTTATGTACTCATCAACATATTGTTTTTTAATTGCAGACAGATACCGCTTCTGTGCTTCTTGAAGCAATAGAGTACATACACTTTCTTCATGACCAAGTCAAGGTTTGCCACTGCTCATATCAACCTACTGCCGTTTCGATAACCACATTTTGTCATTAGAAATGCAACGGTTTGActtgacttttttttttaaaaaaaatactgtAAACACGTTGAGGACTAATTCCGTTAGTATATTTGTAAATGTGCTGTATCAACCGATTTACTCTCCTTATCTTTTTGAATTGTGTTTCAGGTGTCGAGTGCTCCTTATCTTCACAGCAACCCAACAGCTCAGTCTCAGGTGAGACCCGATAGCTCACATAATTCATATGTATATAACCTTGGAacctttttttattaaaaaaaattatctgTTTTTTTTGACGATATAGTTGCATCAATTTCTTATAAATCTAAAAATAACGGACAAACATTTTGACGTGCGTCACCTGTATGCAAGTAGGTGGCAAAGCTGTCGGTAGATTCTTTATAACGTCATCGTGGTTTGTAGGATTTGGATTCATATAACCTGAAAGCGAAAGGGTTGTGTCTGGTTCCGGTTTCATATATGAACGGAGTTGGTAGCAGCAATGGAGCAGATATCTGGGCCCCAATCAAGACCCCTTCCCCCAAATGGTAGGACATTATGGAAGAGTTGGTGGTaagaataattatataaatataaaatgcATATAAGTAAAGCATTTAGGATAATAAAGTATTGGGTTATAGGGAATGTATTTATTCTTGGAAGGTTAATAATATATAAATGATGGGGTCTTGCATACTATGACCATAAAAAATCTAATTATAGGTGTATTCGGTTTGTTGCTTTCTTGTGATATCTTCCGTATAGTAGTTGAAACAAATGTGAAACAAATTCTGTTGTTTCCTAGTCATCGAGATGAGCTCAATTGGTTTACAACTACAAACGGCATTATGTTTGCTTCAACTGTCGTGGAAATCCATGACATATGTAACGAAACGATGTCACTTTTGATTTAGGTTTCGATTTTCATTCGACATATTACTGAAACTTATATAGTTGTGGTGATTTCAATGCTGACTAAAGTCTGAAAATTATGTTGGAAGTGAAAGAAGCGTCGGTGTGACAACAGTTGTAGGTTGCAGTAGTAGCGAGCCTGCTGCAATGCAACGCCCAATAACGTGACCTTTGCAGCGTGCAACACCTTACGCCCTCACCGGTCTCACTCCGGAATATAAAGCGTAAAATCGATCACAATTGCCCAATTCTTTACTTATTCCGCCCATTATCCTAATAAAGCAGAAGTGAAAAATCCCAGAAATGTTCATTTTGACTTAATTTTTCTCAAAATGTCCCGTTGACTTTCATTTCCTACAAAATGTCCCTCCAAACATGGGTGATGACGTTAATGTATTACGGTGAGTTACTCGTGTTTAGGTTCAATGAAATCATTATGCCCATATAATTTAGTAACGTTGGTGCCTCCGACGGTGTTTGTGTGGTTAAACGCTCGTGTTTTGGTGTCATACCCTTCGTGTTTTGCTGTTGGACGCCCTTGTTTACACGAATACCGATAAATGTAAAAGATGTTGGCGATATAGTAAAATTAttcttagaccatgcgtagtggtaatGGTGAATAATGCCTCATCCATGGGCGTTTTCCATCACGTGTTAACCTAGTCAGCAAAGGAACGTTTTTCataaatgggtgtagtggggatgtgggcattatgttaaaaggggtgtcaagaattaaataaataaaaaaaactatgaAAAAAAGTGATTGGACAATGAAAAATGTCGTGTTTATACAACGTTTTTGATTTTTTGGTTAAAAATGTCGTGGGGGGCAGTGGCTCCGACGTGGTTGGGCGTTGTTTTGTCCAAAAACGCCCAAATACATAAcgactacgggtggtcttagggGCTGAATTTGGTCATTTTGTGGGAACGAACGGTCAAAAGGGATATTTTGAGGGAATATGGTTAAAGATATAGATATAaacaatgttgtagaaggcgctagtcgggcggtgaggtaccgcctagggattaatcggaatgggatttttatatgtattttttcaaaattatatatatatatatacccaataaGTGTGAGGtttattggggaacactaaaaaagtggggaacagtggggaaccgactcaaacgaactccgattggactcattccagcggcgttggaactgtctcgtcgaaccctaactaggatctcttaatcctaaaccctaaatcataacccctaaaccctaaatatattagggtttggcttttagggtttagctttagggtttagccttaaggtttagctttagggtttagctttggggtttagagtttaggtttagggtttagggtttagcattaagtttagcctttagggtttagcttttagggattatagtttagattttacggtttaacttaggttttagccttatttttgagctttagggtttagagtttacgAGTTAGGAtctagggtttagggttaagagatcttagttaagGTTCGActagccggttccaacgccgctggaatgagtacaatcggagttcgtttgagccggttccccgctgttccccacttttttagtgttccccaatgaaccttcccctatccaataatataaaaataatacttcaaaattcacaatacttcaagtttcagatagtatggttcgattttgaccaattttgaccgcctaggaccgattttgactgATTAATATAGTTCGATTAATCcgatttttgaccgcctaggTACCGCCTTTCACCGACTTTGACCATGGCCGATTAATTGACCGACTAGCTCAAAATTAGACAGTAAGTGGCCGCCTAGCGCCTAGGCCAATTTCTGCAACCATGGATATAAATAGGAAACAACAATTGTAGTATACTATTTAGTGAGTTTCAAGACGAGAGTTCTCTATCTTTTAGAAAAAGATGTCTCCATTTCTTAATCAAATGTTATGCATCACCTCTTAGGATAAAAAATCAACTAAGTAACTTACAAATTATATTTGGATATAGAGTGGGGTTCTCTTACAAAGTGTGTTTTTTTATAAAgtgtaggaagtgatcttgaccgtTGGATGAGTGTGTTTGATGGTTGAGATCATATTCATGACATTTTGGTAATACATGTGTCTTAAGAAATAAGCTAATTTAATTGATTGAGGACAACTGCGTCATTTAACTTGTTTTAAATAAGGAAGTACTATTAATCATAAACCACTTCCATAATTGTCGCGATTTTGTCCTCTATCTATAATTCCCACCCCAAAAACACCAAATCATACAAAAAATGGCGATAAATCAAATTTAGGGTTTCACTATTTCTTCTTTTTTAGAGATCAAAGATGTTTTTCATGTGTTTTCTTCGGAATACTTGAAAGGTATGTTTGACATTGTGTTTTAGTGGTAAAAGTGTTGTTTTTTACACTGATATTGATTTAAGGATTGACGTGTTAAAACTACATTGTGATGAGATCCCGCATGTACATGTATTCAGTATGTTTTGTTGAAGATAGTGTGTTTAAGTTTGATCATAGTACTATGTTTTACTACACTTGATGTTGGATACTAGATGTGTTCATAGTACTGTGTTTagtgataaaacacaatgtgacgaACTAGTGATTGActgctaaaacacaacgtcaagaatttGTTCATAataaaacacaatgtgacgaAACGGTTACTGACTGCTAAAACACAACGTTACGAACCAGTTACTGCCTAAACCACAACGTAGATGTGTTCATAGTAGTGTGTTTTagtgataaaacacaatgtgacaAACCAGATGAAATACAAATTGGATGTGCATATGTTGTAGCAATCGTATTATAATCACTAATAATCATCACATTTGAAATAAAAAAGATATATAGTTTCCTTAAAAATTCTCATTAGTTAGTTTTAGATATAATATATTCCgtaattaaaataattatcaaattactattatgttcttttgattaaaataCTAATTGGCTGTCACAAGGATATGACTTCTTACACTTTATAGAGAAAGTTGGCTTTGTAGCAAACTCCTATCCTTTAGATATATACAaggaaaaagtttttttttttttttttttgtccgaGTACATCACTAGGGACGCTACAACAACCAATCACGT of Helianthus annuus cultivar XRQ/B chromosome 1, HanXRQr2.0-SUNRISE, whole genome shotgun sequence contains these proteins:
- the LOC110878092 gene encoding transcription factor bHLH153 produces the protein MMEHKWSPVSIEQGNLTSLTPKRHKAGLSISPKERKDKVGERIAALQQLVSPYGKTDTASVLLEAIEYIHFLHDQVKVSSAPYLHSNPTAQSQDLDSYNLKAKGLCLVPVSYMNGVGSSNGADIWAPIKTPSPKW